Proteins co-encoded in one Azospirillum brasilense genomic window:
- a CDS encoding dimethyl sulfoxide reductase anchor subunit family protein produces the protein MHPAFSIIFFTSAAGAGYGLLALLGLLAPFGLLPASPLFGLAALALALGLVVAGLLSSLAHLGRPERAWRALSQWRSSWLSREGVAAVATFLPAGVFAIAWLFLGSGVAGVAGWITAAMAAVTVYCTAMIYASLKPIRQWANPWVPRTYLALSLMTGALLLNALLGVAGQAAGWSSLLALASVGLAWAAKEGHWRHCATAHPVSTAETATGLGHNGLGHIGRVRLLDAPHSEDNYLLKEMGFRVGRRHAVRLRLITRVAAFALPAALSLSALVAGPGALSGTLALLAVAAAALGVIAERWLFFAEAKHTVTLFYGAGEA, from the coding sequence ATGCATCCGGCCTTCTCCATCATCTTCTTCACCAGCGCGGCGGGCGCCGGCTACGGCCTGCTCGCCCTGCTCGGCCTGCTGGCGCCCTTCGGCCTGCTGCCGGCGAGTCCGCTGTTCGGCCTCGCCGCCCTCGCCCTCGCCTTGGGGCTGGTGGTGGCCGGGCTGCTGTCCTCGCTGGCCCATCTCGGCCGGCCGGAGCGGGCATGGCGGGCGCTGTCGCAGTGGCGCAGCTCCTGGCTGTCGCGCGAAGGCGTCGCGGCGGTCGCCACCTTCCTGCCGGCGGGCGTCTTCGCCATCGCTTGGCTCTTCTTGGGGAGCGGTGTGGCGGGGGTCGCCGGCTGGATCACCGCGGCGATGGCGGCGGTCACCGTCTATTGCACGGCGATGATCTACGCTTCGCTGAAGCCCATCCGCCAGTGGGCCAACCCGTGGGTGCCGCGCACCTATCTGGCGCTGTCGCTGATGACCGGGGCGCTGCTGCTGAACGCGCTGCTGGGCGTGGCGGGGCAGGCGGCGGGCTGGTCCTCCCTGCTGGCCTTGGCGTCGGTGGGGCTGGCCTGGGCGGCCAAGGAGGGGCACTGGCGGCACTGCGCCACCGCCCACCCCGTCAGCACGGCGGAGACGGCGACCGGCCTCGGTCACAATGGATTGGGTCACATCGGGCGGGTCCGCCTGCTCGACGCCCCGCACAGCGAGGACAATTACCTGCTCAAGGAAATGGGCTTCCGCGTCGGGCGCCGCCACGCCGTCCGCCTGCGCCTCATCACCCGCGTCGCCGCCTTCGCCCTGCCGGCGGCGCTGAGCCTCAGCGCGCTGGTCGCCGGTCCCGGCGCCCTGTCCGGCACCCTGGCGCTGCTGGCCGTTGCCGCCGCCGCGCTGGGGGTGATCGCCGAGCGCTGGCTCTTCTTCGCCGAGGCGAAGCACACCGTGACCCTCTTCTACGGCGCCGGGGAAGCCTGA
- the xsc gene encoding sulfoacetaldehyde acetyltransferase, with product MKMTTEEAFVKVLQMHGIRHAFGIIGSAMMPVSDLFPKAGIRFWDCAHETNAALICDGYSRVTGEMAMAIAQNGPGVTGFVTSIKTAYWNHTPMLLVTPQAANKTIGQGGFQEVEQMAMFREMVCYQEEVRDPSRMAEVLNRVIEKAWRGCAPAQINVPRDFWTQVIDVELPQIVRLERPAGGRQAIAEAARLLSEAKFPVILNGAGVVIGGAIPDSIALAERLDAPVCCGYQHNDAFPGSHPLSVGPLGYNGSKAAMELIAKADVVLALGTRLNPFSTLPGYGIDYWPKDARIIQVDINPDRIGLTKKVSVGICGDARQVAQQILAQLAPGAGDAGRLERRALIHQTKSAWLQLLSSLDHEEDDPGTSWNAEARERESDRMSPRQAWRAIQAALPADAILSTDIGNNCAIGNAYPTFEEGRKYLAPGMFGPCGYGFPSIVGAKIGCPNTPVVGFAGDGAFGISMNEMSSIGREGWPAVTMVIFRNFQWGAEKRNTTLWFDNNFVGTELNPKLSYAKVAEGCGLKGVTARTQDEVTAALRQAIEDQGRGITTFVEVILNQELGEPFRRDAMKKPVAVAGIDPSDMRPQQAV from the coding sequence ATGAAAATGACCACCGAGGAAGCGTTCGTGAAGGTCCTTCAGATGCACGGCATCCGGCACGCCTTCGGGATCATCGGTTCGGCCATGATGCCGGTCTCCGACCTCTTCCCCAAGGCCGGCATCCGGTTCTGGGACTGCGCGCACGAGACCAACGCCGCCCTGATCTGCGACGGCTACAGCCGGGTCACCGGCGAGATGGCCATGGCCATCGCCCAGAACGGCCCCGGCGTGACCGGCTTCGTCACCTCCATCAAGACCGCCTACTGGAACCACACGCCGATGCTGCTGGTGACGCCGCAGGCCGCCAACAAGACCATCGGCCAGGGCGGTTTCCAGGAGGTCGAGCAGATGGCCATGTTCCGGGAGATGGTCTGCTATCAGGAGGAGGTGCGCGACCCCAGCCGCATGGCCGAGGTGCTGAACCGCGTCATCGAGAAGGCGTGGCGCGGCTGCGCCCCGGCGCAGATCAACGTGCCGCGCGATTTCTGGACCCAGGTCATCGACGTCGAGCTGCCGCAGATCGTCCGTCTGGAGCGCCCGGCGGGCGGGCGGCAGGCCATCGCCGAAGCGGCCCGCCTGTTGTCGGAGGCGAAGTTCCCGGTCATCCTGAACGGCGCCGGAGTGGTGATCGGCGGGGCCATTCCGGACAGCATCGCGCTGGCGGAGCGGCTGGACGCGCCGGTCTGCTGCGGCTACCAGCACAATGACGCCTTCCCCGGCAGCCACCCGCTGTCGGTCGGGCCGCTCGGCTACAACGGGTCCAAGGCGGCCATGGAGCTGATCGCCAAGGCCGACGTCGTGCTGGCGCTCGGCACCCGGCTCAACCCCTTCTCGACCCTGCCCGGCTACGGCATCGACTATTGGCCGAAGGACGCGCGGATCATTCAGGTGGACATCAACCCCGACCGCATCGGCCTGACCAAGAAGGTGTCGGTCGGCATCTGTGGCGACGCCCGCCAAGTCGCGCAGCAGATCCTGGCGCAACTCGCCCCCGGCGCCGGGGACGCGGGCCGGCTGGAACGCCGCGCGCTGATCCACCAGACCAAGTCGGCGTGGCTGCAGCTCCTGTCCTCGCTCGACCATGAGGAGGACGATCCCGGAACGAGTTGGAACGCCGAGGCGCGCGAGCGCGAGTCCGACCGCATGTCGCCGCGGCAGGCGTGGCGCGCCATCCAGGCCGCCTTGCCGGCGGACGCCATCCTCTCCACCGACATCGGCAACAACTGCGCCATCGGCAACGCCTACCCCACCTTCGAGGAGGGGCGGAAGTATCTGGCGCCGGGCATGTTCGGCCCCTGCGGCTACGGTTTCCCGTCGATCGTCGGGGCGAAGATCGGCTGCCCGAACACGCCGGTTGTGGGATTCGCCGGTGACGGCGCCTTCGGCATCTCGATGAACGAGATGTCCTCCATCGGGCGCGAGGGATGGCCGGCGGTCACCATGGTGATCTTCCGGAACTTCCAGTGGGGGGCGGAGAAGCGCAACACGACGCTGTGGTTCGACAACAACTTCGTCGGCACGGAGCTGAACCCCAAGCTCAGCTACGCCAAGGTGGCCGAGGGTTGCGGCCTGAAGGGCGTCACCGCGCGCACCCAGGACGAGGTCACGGCAGCCCTGCGCCAAGCCATCGAGGACCAGGGGCGCGGCATCACCACCTTCGTCGAGGTGATCCTGAACCAGGAGCTGGGCGAGCCCTTCCGCCGCGACGCCATGAAGAAGCCGGTCGCGGTCGCCGGCATCGACCCGTCGGACATGCGCCCGCAGCAGGCCGTGTAA
- a CDS encoding ParB/RepB/Spo0J family partition protein: protein MPPKKLTRQTAATVLQAKNTAPAPETDRLFGLTGALPRLIEVDVAAIRTDPNQPRTVFDETALASLAASIERHGLQQPVLVQETAEKGVYRLVAGERRLRAHQMLGRPTIAAIITKGKAEEIALIENVQRVDLDAIDLARGLTQLIDSHGYAQAEVAAVLGCSEAEVSKRLKVLDLPTDILREYRENPDAVSRSALVELAFVGDEGEVRRLWQSARTGGLTVQSVRAARASKAPGSVEPMRVLGRSINRIEKELKAIDAVSNAMQKEHRELLRDLRMRIDDLLEE, encoded by the coding sequence ATGCCGCCTAAGAAGCTGACCCGCCAGACCGCCGCCACGGTCCTGCAAGCGAAGAACACCGCCCCGGCTCCGGAGACCGACCGGCTGTTCGGGCTGACCGGTGCCCTGCCCCGGCTGATCGAGGTCGACGTCGCCGCTATCCGCACCGACCCCAATCAGCCGCGCACCGTCTTCGACGAAACGGCGCTCGCCTCGCTGGCCGCCTCCATCGAGCGCCACGGGCTGCAGCAGCCGGTGCTGGTGCAGGAGACGGCGGAGAAGGGCGTCTATCGCCTCGTGGCCGGGGAGCGCCGCCTGCGCGCCCACCAGATGCTCGGCCGCCCGACCATCGCCGCCATCATCACCAAGGGCAAGGCGGAGGAGATCGCGCTGATCGAGAACGTCCAGCGCGTGGACCTGGACGCCATCGATCTGGCCCGCGGCCTGACCCAGCTCATCGACAGCCACGGCTACGCCCAGGCGGAGGTCGCCGCGGTGCTCGGCTGCTCGGAGGCCGAGGTGTCGAAGCGGCTGAAGGTTCTGGATCTGCCCACCGACATCCTCCGCGAGTATCGGGAGAACCCCGACGCGGTGTCCCGTTCCGCCTTGGTCGAGCTGGCCTTCGTCGGCGACGAAGGGGAGGTGCGGCGGCTGTGGCAGTCGGCGCGCACCGGCGGGCTGACGGTGCAGTCGGTGCGCGCGGCGCGGGCGTCCAAGGCGCCGGGCTCGGTGGAGCCGATGCGTGTGCTCGGCCGCTCGATCAACCGCATCGAGAAGGAGCTGAAGGCCATCGACGCGGTCAGCAATGCGATGCAGAAGGAGCATCGGGAGCTGCTGCGGGACCTGCGGATGCGCATCGACGATCTGCTGGAGGAGTAA
- a CDS encoding AAA family ATPase: protein MTGDDLKLLRERRGLTQTQMAAFVNELTGRRYDKQRLSKWETGREPLPRDVLGRLLLLSLEQPATEAPRAGTTIAVGLQKGGTAKTATSINVAFMLARSGNRVLLVDADPQGNATVHVGVPQTDVVALTEQGRVLYHALMGKAKLAEVIRPTNVEGLDVVPSSIALASADTELPGNLTNAQTAMAEMLDAVRGDYDFILIDCAPNLGAVTINALTAADYVLIPCQAEPHAILGVNAFLDTVTKIQRRLNPNLRVLGVLPTMLNPRQTQDRSSLDDIGRLWGEDYRVFPPVPRATIYAQAAGANVITLDADIGAPGVESYAAIAGALLKATGRIRESSDAA from the coding sequence ATGACCGGCGACGATTTGAAGCTGCTGCGCGAAAGGCGCGGCCTCACCCAGACGCAGATGGCCGCGTTCGTGAACGAACTGACCGGCCGCCGCTACGACAAGCAGCGGCTCAGCAAGTGGGAAACGGGGCGCGAGCCCCTGCCCCGCGACGTGCTGGGCCGGCTGTTGCTGCTCTCCCTGGAGCAGCCGGCGACCGAGGCGCCGCGCGCCGGAACGACCATCGCCGTCGGCCTGCAAAAGGGCGGCACGGCCAAGACGGCGACCTCGATCAACGTCGCCTTCATGCTGGCCCGGTCCGGCAACCGCGTGCTGCTGGTGGACGCCGATCCGCAGGGCAACGCCACGGTCCATGTCGGCGTGCCGCAAACCGACGTGGTGGCGCTGACCGAGCAGGGCAGGGTGCTCTACCACGCGCTGATGGGAAAGGCGAAGCTGGCCGAGGTCATCCGCCCGACCAACGTCGAGGGGCTGGACGTCGTGCCCTCGAGCATCGCGCTCGCCAGCGCCGACACCGAACTGCCCGGCAACCTGACCAACGCCCAGACCGCCATGGCGGAAATGCTGGACGCGGTGCGGGGCGACTATGATTTCATCCTGATCGACTGCGCGCCGAACCTGGGGGCGGTCACCATCAACGCGCTGACCGCGGCGGACTATGTGCTGATCCCCTGTCAGGCGGAGCCGCACGCCATCCTCGGCGTGAACGCCTTCCTGGACACGGTGACGAAGATCCAGCGACGGCTGAACCCGAACCTGCGGGTGCTGGGCGTGCTGCCGACCATGCTCAATCCCCGCCAGACCCAGGACCGCTCCTCGCTGGACGACATCGGCCGGCTGTGGGGCGAGGATTACCGGGTTTTCCCGCCGGTGCCGCGCGCGACGATCTACGCGCAGGCCGCCGGGGCCAACGTCATCACGCTGGACGCCGACATCGGCGCGCCGGGCGTGGAAAGCTACGCCGCCATCGCCGGTGCCCTGCTGAAGGCCACCGGACGCATCCGGGAGTCGTCCGATGCCGCCTAA
- a CDS encoding lipid II:glycine glycyltransferase FemX, with protein sequence MDRGGWYAVMNGFDDANIFQTWDFGRIAHPGRDLSHIVLRRDGQPIAAAQLLVRRVPGIGGIALVMWGPLWRPKGRQADPEAFLAIMEAMKAEYSVRRGLFLRVLPRVEDGAGEGAHALSAMESLGMRHSDAKAPYRTFIMDLTRDEATIHKDLSRHWRRGLAKAEGAGLDVVEGSSPEILDAIDDLFIQTQRRKGFRAFDSRTLTKVHRALPDGMKMHAVMASHNGEPVAGVVVSLLGDTALMQNSATAEAGLPLNAAFLVHWKAMQWVKANGGKRYDLHGVNAQANPGVHLFKRGFAGKGEEERVFIGTFEAPGPMLSRLLVEGGQTVRTLAATCTAQASQMMAMAMNKGPAERADATTPSNPA encoded by the coding sequence ATGGACCGCGGCGGCTGGTACGCCGTCATGAACGGCTTCGACGACGCCAACATCTTCCAGACCTGGGATTTCGGGCGCATCGCCCATCCAGGCCGCGACCTCAGCCACATCGTGCTGCGCCGGGACGGCCAGCCGATCGCCGCGGCGCAGTTGCTGGTCCGCCGGGTGCCGGGCATCGGCGGCATCGCGCTGGTCATGTGGGGACCGCTGTGGCGCCCCAAGGGCCGCCAGGCCGACCCGGAGGCGTTCCTGGCCATCATGGAGGCGATGAAGGCCGAATACAGCGTCCGGCGCGGGCTGTTCCTGCGCGTCCTGCCGCGCGTCGAGGACGGGGCGGGGGAGGGCGCCCACGCGCTGTCCGCCATGGAGTCGCTGGGGATGCGGCACAGCGACGCCAAGGCTCCCTACCGCACCTTCATCATGGACCTGACCCGCGACGAGGCGACGATCCACAAGGACCTGTCGCGCCACTGGCGCCGCGGCCTCGCCAAGGCCGAGGGGGCAGGGCTGGACGTCGTCGAGGGCTCCTCGCCGGAGATCCTCGACGCCATCGACGACCTGTTCATCCAGACGCAGCGCCGCAAGGGCTTCCGCGCCTTCGACAGCCGCACCCTGACGAAGGTCCACCGCGCCCTGCCCGACGGCATGAAGATGCACGCCGTGATGGCCTCCCACAACGGCGAGCCGGTGGCCGGCGTGGTGGTGTCGCTGCTCGGCGACACCGCGCTGATGCAGAATTCGGCCACCGCGGAGGCCGGGCTGCCGCTGAACGCCGCCTTCCTCGTGCACTGGAAGGCGATGCAGTGGGTGAAGGCCAACGGCGGAAAGCGCTACGACCTGCACGGCGTCAACGCCCAGGCCAATCCCGGCGTCCACCTGTTCAAGCGCGGCTTCGCCGGCAAGGGGGAGGAGGAGCGGGTCTTCATCGGCACCTTCGAAGCGCCCGGCCCGATGCTCAGCCGGCTTCTCGTCGAAGGCGGCCAGACGGTGCGCACGCTGGCCGCGACCTGCACCGCGCAGGCGAGCCAGATGATGGCGATGGCCATGAACAAGGGGCCGGCCGAGCGCGCCGACGCCACCACCCCATCCAACCCGGCTTAA
- a CDS encoding HAD family hydrolase: MLQTPDRLDPEVVIFDFDGVIIDSVPTKNGGFAILYGIDDAETEERMRRTIWRNGGLSRFKMLAILEREMFGRDPGPAEIDDLARRYAEIVDPRVPDCALIAGAETVLDRLDGTPCHLVSGTPHEVLMGTVRAKGLERHFRSITGSPNVKAEVFARIVAEGGHDPARSLAIGDSLTELEAARKAGMGFVGVVSEGLPNPFPPDVTVVGDLHGLAQRL, encoded by the coding sequence ATGCTTCAGACACCCGACCGGCTGGACCCGGAGGTCGTGATCTTCGATTTCGACGGCGTCATCATCGACTCCGTGCCCACCAAGAACGGCGGCTTCGCCATCCTCTACGGCATCGACGATGCGGAGACGGAGGAGCGGATGCGCCGGACGATCTGGCGCAACGGTGGCCTCAGCCGCTTCAAGATGCTGGCGATCCTGGAGCGGGAGATGTTCGGGCGCGACCCCGGCCCGGCGGAGATCGACGATCTGGCCCGCCGCTACGCCGAGATCGTCGATCCGCGCGTTCCCGACTGCGCGCTGATCGCCGGTGCGGAGACGGTGCTGGACCGGCTGGACGGCACGCCCTGCCACCTCGTCTCGGGCACGCCGCACGAGGTGTTGATGGGCACGGTGCGCGCCAAGGGGCTGGAGCGGCATTTCCGCAGCATCACCGGCTCCCCCAACGTGAAGGCGGAGGTCTTCGCGCGCATCGTGGCCGAGGGCGGGCACGACCCGGCGCGGTCGCTCGCCATCGGCGATTCCCTGACCGAGCTGGAGGCCGCCCGCAAGGCCGGCATGGGCTTCGTCGGTGTGGTGTCGGAAGGGCTGCCGAACCCCTTCCCGCCCGACGTGACGGTGGTCGGCGACCTGCACGGGCTCGCCCAGCGCCTCTGA
- a CDS encoding YeiH family protein — MPNHALSSLRDTLRTLSPGLLLCSGVSGAALALQSLELRVFGQAWLEALVLAILIGVALRSVWAPGRRWKAGTDFSAKTLLEVAVLLLGASIDPETILAAGPGLVVGIAGVVALALAVSYGIGRLLGLPPRMAVLVACGNSICGNSAIAATAPVIGAHGDDVAAAIAFTAVLGVLVVLGLPLLVPLLGLSPMQYGVFAGLTVYAVPQILAATAPVGALSVQVGTLVKLLRVLMLGPVVVALALMAKPEGAAQEGGAKTRPPLRRLVPWFILGFLALAGLRAAGVIPDAALAASQTAAGVLTVLSMAALGLGVDVRMLSRAGLRVTAAVVLSLAALGAIGLGLIRLLGIM, encoded by the coding sequence ATGCCGAACCACGCTCTTTCATCGCTCCGCGACACCCTGCGCACCCTGTCGCCGGGACTTCTGCTCTGCTCCGGCGTGAGCGGCGCGGCGCTGGCCCTGCAAAGCCTGGAACTGCGGGTCTTCGGACAAGCTTGGCTGGAGGCGCTGGTCCTGGCGATCCTGATCGGTGTGGCCCTGCGCAGCGTCTGGGCGCCGGGACGGCGCTGGAAGGCGGGAACGGACTTCAGCGCCAAGACGCTGCTGGAGGTCGCGGTGCTGCTGCTCGGCGCCTCCATCGACCCGGAAACGATCCTGGCCGCCGGCCCGGGGCTGGTGGTGGGGATTGCCGGGGTGGTCGCCCTCGCCCTGGCGGTCAGCTACGGCATCGGACGCCTGCTGGGATTGCCGCCGCGCATGGCGGTGCTGGTCGCCTGCGGCAACTCCATCTGCGGCAACTCGGCCATCGCGGCGACGGCCCCGGTGATCGGGGCGCACGGCGACGACGTGGCCGCGGCCATCGCCTTCACGGCAGTCCTGGGGGTTCTGGTGGTGCTCGGCCTGCCGCTTCTGGTGCCGCTGCTCGGGCTCAGCCCCATGCAGTACGGCGTCTTTGCCGGGCTGACCGTCTACGCGGTGCCGCAGATCCTGGCGGCGACGGCGCCGGTCGGCGCGCTGAGCGTCCAGGTCGGAACCCTGGTGAAGCTGCTGCGCGTGCTGATGCTGGGGCCGGTGGTGGTGGCGCTGGCCCTGATGGCGAAGCCGGAGGGGGCGGCTCAGGAAGGGGGCGCCAAGACTCGCCCGCCCCTGCGCCGGCTGGTGCCCTGGTTCATCCTGGGCTTTCTGGCGCTGGCCGGGCTGCGGGCGGCGGGAGTGATCCCGGACGCGGCCCTGGCGGCCAGCCAGACCGCGGCGGGCGTCCTGACGGTGCTGTCGATGGCCGCGCTGGGGCTCGGGGTGGATGTGCGGATGCTGTCGCGGGCGGGGCTGCGCGTCACCGCGGCGGTGGTGCTGTCGCTGGCGGCGCTCGGTGCCATTGGCCTGGGGCTGATCCGGCTGCTGGGAATCATGTGA
- a CDS encoding LysR family transcriptional regulator, translating to MTLEQLRIFVAVATQQHVTRAAASLNLTQSAVSAAVSSLEARHAVRLFDRVGRRIELTEAGRLFLNEAVAVLARAEAAERMLADLSALKRGRIAIHASQTITGYWLPERLVGFHRRHPDVDVAVKAANTAQVAKAVLDGAADLGLVEGEVTDPLLDQDRLPGDRLLLVVGNGHPWRGRTDLPAADLHRSPWVLREAGSGTRSEFEEALRGQGRAPEDLPVTLELPSNEAVLSAVMAGAGATALSDLVARGALAAGHLHRVPFPLPERPFRLLRHRERGLSHAARTFRDLLLDE from the coding sequence ATGACTCTCGAACAGCTCCGCATCTTCGTGGCGGTCGCCACGCAGCAGCATGTGACGCGGGCCGCCGCCTCCCTGAATCTGACGCAGTCCGCGGTCAGCGCCGCCGTCTCCAGCCTGGAGGCGCGGCACGCCGTCCGCCTGTTCGACCGGGTGGGCCGACGCATCGAGCTGACGGAGGCCGGGCGCCTGTTCCTGAACGAGGCCGTCGCGGTGCTCGCCCGCGCCGAGGCGGCGGAGCGCATGCTGGCCGATCTGTCGGCGCTGAAGCGCGGGCGCATCGCCATCCACGCCAGCCAGACCATCACCGGCTATTGGCTGCCCGAACGGCTCGTGGGGTTCCACCGGCGCCATCCGGACGTCGACGTCGCGGTGAAGGCCGCCAACACCGCCCAGGTCGCCAAGGCCGTGCTGGACGGCGCCGCCGATCTGGGGTTGGTGGAAGGGGAGGTGACGGACCCGCTGCTCGACCAGGACCGGCTGCCCGGCGACCGTCTGCTGCTGGTGGTGGGCAACGGTCACCCCTGGCGCGGGCGGACCGATCTGCCGGCGGCGGACCTGCACCGTTCCCCCTGGGTCCTGCGCGAGGCCGGGTCGGGCACCCGCTCCGAGTTCGAGGAGGCGCTGCGCGGGCAGGGGAGGGCGCCGGAGGATTTGCCGGTGACGCTGGAACTGCCGTCGAACGAGGCGGTGCTGTCGGCGGTCATGGCCGGGGCGGGGGCCACCGCCCTGTCGGATCTGGTGGCGCGCGGCGCTCTGGCGGCGGGGCATCTGCACCGCGTTCCCTTCCCCTTGCCCGAACGTCCCTTCCGCCTGCTGCGCCACCGCGAGCGCGGGTTGAGCCACGCCGCCCGGACCTTTCGGGATCTTCTGCTGGATGAATAG
- a CDS encoding replication initiator protein A: MDDHKTDKENAELLDRPVQLALRLDSPLRGDVNNDRALMAYSLFGLSKDKVESLPTYDDGKVKIEVRAPRDVGVATIWDKSVLIYAVSLLREKMAEGKMGPEVGKLHFTTSDLQRIVGKTAGGSAYDKIEGALERLQGTQIKTNLETGGEGESGAFSWISDYKLLYRRGKKDGERQVRGLTLVLSNWVVRAALGNNLLTYSEDYFALKPIEKRLYEIARAHLGHGNAFWMALEPLRKRVGSDNDLRKFKNALGPVLQADRIPGYGVRIVEAAEYKELMTARGASIARVLNADLPVIFWRKDAGEPESWIDIPRVEFDEVV, translated from the coding sequence ATGGACGACCACAAGACCGACAAGGAAAACGCCGAACTGCTGGACCGTCCGGTCCAGCTGGCGCTGCGGCTGGATTCGCCGCTGCGCGGCGACGTGAACAACGACCGGGCCCTGATGGCCTATTCGCTGTTCGGCCTGTCCAAGGACAAGGTGGAAAGCCTTCCCACCTACGACGACGGCAAGGTGAAGATCGAGGTGCGCGCCCCGCGCGACGTCGGCGTTGCGACGATCTGGGACAAGTCGGTGCTGATCTACGCCGTCTCGCTGCTGCGCGAGAAGATGGCCGAGGGCAAGATGGGGCCGGAGGTGGGGAAGCTCCACTTCACCACCAGCGATCTCCAGCGCATCGTCGGTAAGACCGCCGGGGGCAGCGCCTACGACAAGATCGAAGGGGCGCTGGAGCGGCTCCAGGGCACGCAGATCAAGACCAACCTGGAGACCGGGGGCGAGGGCGAGAGCGGCGCCTTCTCCTGGATCTCCGACTACAAGCTGCTCTACCGCCGCGGCAAGAAGGACGGCGAGCGGCAGGTGCGCGGCCTGACCCTGGTGCTGTCGAACTGGGTGGTGCGGGCGGCGCTGGGCAACAACCTGCTGACCTATTCGGAAGACTACTTCGCGCTGAAGCCCATCGAGAAGCGGCTCTACGAGATCGCCCGCGCCCATCTGGGCCATGGCAACGCCTTCTGGATGGCGCTGGAGCCGCTGCGCAAGCGGGTCGGCTCCGACAACGACCTGCGCAAGTTCAAGAACGCGCTCGGCCCCGTGCTCCAGGCCGACCGCATTCCCGGCTACGGCGTGCGCATCGTCGAGGCCGCGGAGTACAAGGAGCTGATGACGGCGCGCGGCGCCTCGATCGCCCGCGTGCTGAACGCCGACCTGCCGGTGATCTTCTGGCGCAAGGACGCCGGCGAGCCGGAGAGCTGGATCGACATTCCCAGGGTCGAGTTCGACGAGGTGGTCTGA